A single Tenacibaculum sp. Bg11-29 DNA region contains:
- a CDS encoding BatD family protein has product MKLKLYILLLICFTTLGINAQKSALKASVSKNKLGVNQRLRIEFSTNNQAADNFKVPNFTNFRIVSGPSQSVSQTWINGKFTFSKSYTYIIQPKRKGEFNIPAATIDIDGKKVLSNTIKIFVLSAVDIPKNPNDPNYIADQNIHLVAELSKSKPYVGESIYVEYRLYFSNNVGIYDNAITQNPQYNGFWNQEIKRNGTSVKKGKYNGENYRYAVLHKALLIPTKEGKLTIDPMKMEIIVAVPTGGADFFGNLSTKQIRKEFFSPKKTIYAKALPLNNKPLNFTGAVGEYSFNVSLNKHTLKANESSQIKVAVRGKGNLKLFELPKITTPKELEVYQPERQERVSVTSNGLRGSIADTYTVVPEFKGKYKIPKTSFSYFNPKEEVYQTITTNDLYVDVLEGKELPISTDNKITNKQEVKITGDDFKYIQTSSDFQPITTNDFFKSIFFYILLLLPIIIIPLAIYINRKKEERDGDIIGNKQRKANRLAKKYLSEAQKKLGNKEPFYEALERALHNYLKAKLGIETLDISRDKITQLLEEKRVNIETIKNFIAVFNDCDFARYTPITKVQMKEEYEKAKQVITELDKQL; this is encoded by the coding sequence ATGAAGTTGAAATTATACATATTGTTATTAATTTGTTTTACTACACTTGGTATTAATGCACAAAAATCTGCATTAAAAGCTAGCGTTAGTAAAAATAAATTGGGTGTAAACCAACGTTTACGTATTGAATTTTCTACAAACAATCAAGCTGCAGATAATTTTAAGGTTCCTAATTTTACTAATTTTAGAATTGTAAGTGGCCCTAGTCAATCTGTAAGTCAAACTTGGATAAATGGAAAATTTACTTTTTCTAAATCATATACCTATATAATCCAGCCAAAACGTAAGGGGGAATTCAATATACCAGCTGCTACAATTGATATTGATGGAAAAAAAGTTTTATCTAATACCATAAAGATATTTGTTCTAAGCGCTGTTGATATTCCGAAAAATCCTAATGACCCCAATTATATTGCTGATCAAAATATACATTTAGTTGCTGAACTTTCTAAATCAAAACCTTATGTAGGCGAGAGTATTTATGTTGAATATCGTTTATACTTTAGTAATAATGTAGGTATTTACGATAATGCAATTACTCAAAACCCACAATATAATGGCTTCTGGAATCAAGAAATTAAAAGAAACGGAACTTCTGTAAAAAAAGGAAAGTATAACGGAGAAAATTATCGTTACGCAGTACTACACAAAGCGCTGTTAATCCCAACAAAAGAAGGTAAATTAACAATAGATCCTATGAAAATGGAGATTATTGTTGCTGTTCCTACTGGTGGTGCCGATTTTTTTGGAAATTTATCTACAAAACAAATTCGTAAAGAATTCTTTTCTCCTAAAAAGACTATTTATGCAAAAGCATTGCCACTTAATAATAAACCTTTAAATTTTACAGGTGCAGTTGGTGAATATTCTTTTAATGTTTCTTTAAATAAACACACCTTAAAAGCGAATGAATCTTCACAAATAAAAGTAGCTGTTAGAGGAAAAGGGAATTTAAAATTATTTGAACTTCCAAAAATAACAACACCTAAAGAATTAGAAGTATATCAACCAGAAAGACAAGAAAGAGTTAGTGTTACATCTAATGGATTAAGAGGATCAATTGCTGACACCTATACTGTGGTTCCTGAATTTAAAGGAAAATATAAAATTCCTAAAACTAGTTTTTCTTACTTTAATCCTAAAGAAGAAGTATATCAAACGATAACGACAAATGACTTATACGTTGATGTTTTAGAAGGAAAAGAATTACCTATAAGTACAGATAACAAAATAACAAACAAACAAGAGGTAAAAATTACTGGAGATGACTTTAAATATATCCAAACATCAAGTGATTTTCAACCAATAACTACAAATGATTTCTTTAAATCTATATTTTTTTATATTTTGTTACTCTTACCTATCATAATCATCCCTTTAGCTATTTATATTAATAGAAAAAAAGAAGAGCGCGACGGTGATATAATTGGTAATAAGCAAAGAAAAGCTAATAGATTAGCTAAAAAATATTTATCTGAAGCACAAAAAAAACTAGGAAACAAAGAACCTTTTTATGAAGCCTTAGAAAGGGCATTGCATAATTATTTAAAAGCTAAATTAGGTATAGAAACCCTAGATATTAGTCGTGATAAAATCACTCAATTATTAGAAGAAAAGCGTGTTAATATAGAAACCATAAAAAACTTTATTGCCGTTTTTAACGATTGTGATTTTGCTAGGTATACTCCTATTACAAAAGTGCAAATGAAAGAGGAATATGAAAAGGCAAAACAAGTAATAACAGAATTAGATAAGCAATTATAA
- a CDS encoding tetratricopeptide repeat protein gives MKILPYVMFLMLIMFSVNNYAQQDTLKLQREARNLLREGNKLYNKQKFGDAAISYRKALGKDSQYDKASYNFGNTLYQEKKYKEAVAQFEITAKTSKDKFAKAEAYHNIGNAQMEQKQYQQAVDAYKNALRKNPNDDETRYNLAVAQKNLKKQQQKDKNKDKNKDKKDNKDKKDKKDKNDKDKNKDKNKDKKGDDKDKKDEKKNPEDQKKPNEKDKKDQKQKPQPGKMSPEQMKQLLESLNNEEKKTQKKMNVKKSKGRKVKQEKDW, from the coding sequence ATGAAGATTTTACCATACGTTATGTTCTTAATGCTAATTATGTTCTCTGTAAATAATTATGCGCAACAAGACACTTTAAAGTTACAACGTGAAGCACGTAATTTACTGCGTGAAGGAAATAAACTATATAATAAACAAAAATTTGGTGACGCTGCAATTTCTTACCGCAAGGCATTAGGAAAAGATAGTCAATACGATAAGGCTAGTTACAATTTTGGAAATACATTATACCAAGAAAAAAAATACAAAGAAGCTGTTGCTCAATTTGAAATAACAGCAAAAACATCAAAAGATAAGTTTGCAAAAGCAGAAGCATATCATAATATTGGAAATGCCCAAATGGAGCAAAAACAATATCAACAAGCCGTAGATGCTTATAAGAATGCATTGAGAAAAAATCCTAATGACGATGAAACTCGTTATAATTTAGCTGTCGCCCAAAAGAACTTAAAAAAACAACAGCAAAAGGATAAAAACAAAGACAAAAATAAAGATAAGAAGGACAACAAGGATAAGAAAGATAAAAAGGACAAGAACGACAAAGACAAAAATAAGGACAAGAACAAAGATAAAAAAGGCGACGACAAAGACAAAAAGGATGAAAAAAAGAATCCTGAAGATCAAAAAAAGCCTAATGAGAAAGATAAAAAAGATCAAAAACAAAAGCCTCAACCAGGAAAAATGTCTCCAGAACAAATGAAACAATTGTTAGAAAGTCTAAACAATGAAGAGAAGAAGACTCAAAAGAAAATGAATGTTAAAAAATCGAAAGGAAGGAAAGTAAAACAAGAAAAAGATTGGTAA
- a CDS encoding VWA domain-containing protein: MLYRFEEPVYFYLFIIIPIIIVVFLLVLWWKKRTQRKFASAKLLAKIAPNSSTFKAVLKLIFFLIGISFLIISLVNPKMGTKLKTVKREGVDVVFALDVSKSMLAEDIAPNRLEKSKQIISKIIDRLGSDRVGIIIYAGNAYPLLPITTDHAAAKMFLQNANPDMVSSQGTAINEALNLAKTYYNNDEQTNRFLIIISDGEDHQEETKQLAQNISNEGVKVYTIGVGTEKGGPIPIKLNSALIGYKKDRRGETVITKRKAVVLQDIAHASDGKYIDGNKTDNPVEIIEKIITNAQKSEFETKQFSDYKDQFQWFLGIGLLFLIIDLFFFERKTKWVKKADLFNEHSKK; the protein is encoded by the coding sequence ATGTTATATAGATTCGAAGAACCAGTATATTTTTATCTTTTTATAATTATTCCAATAATAATTGTAGTTTTCTTGTTGGTTTTATGGTGGAAAAAGAGAACGCAGAGAAAATTTGCAAGCGCAAAACTTTTAGCTAAAATAGCTCCGAATTCATCAACCTTTAAAGCGGTTTTAAAATTGATTTTCTTTTTAATCGGAATTTCATTTTTAATCATTTCTTTGGTAAACCCAAAAATGGGAACTAAATTAAAAACTGTAAAAAGAGAAGGTGTTGATGTTGTTTTTGCTTTAGATGTTTCAAAAAGTATGTTAGCAGAGGATATTGCTCCAAATAGATTAGAAAAATCAAAACAAATAATTTCTAAAATTATAGATAGATTAGGAAGTGACAGGGTTGGAATTATTATTTATGCAGGAAATGCATATCCTTTACTACCAATTACAACTGATCATGCGGCAGCAAAAATGTTTTTACAAAATGCAAATCCAGATATGGTTTCGAGCCAAGGAACAGCAATTAACGAAGCATTAAACTTAGCTAAAACTTATTATAATAACGATGAGCAAACTAATCGCTTTTTAATCATAATTTCTGATGGTGAAGATCATCAAGAAGAAACAAAACAGTTAGCGCAAAACATATCTAACGAAGGTGTAAAAGTATATACTATTGGTGTAGGTACAGAAAAAGGAGGGCCTATTCCTATAAAATTAAATAGTGCACTTATTGGCTATAAGAAAGATAGAAGAGGTGAAACTGTAATTACCAAAAGAAAAGCCGTTGTTTTACAAGATATAGCTCATGCTTCTGACGGAAAATATATTGATGGTAACAAAACGGACAACCCGGTTGAAATCATTGAAAAAATTATTACCAATGCACAAAAAAGTGAATTCGAAACGAAACAATTTTCTGATTATAAAGATCAATTTCAATGGTTTTTAGGAATAGGGTTACTATTCTTAATAATTGATTTATTTTTCTTCGAAAGAAAAACTAAATGGGTTAAAAAAGCAGATTTATTTAACGAACATTCAAAAAAGTAA
- a CDS encoding VWA domain-containing protein, whose protein sequence is MNWNNFEFHSPEFLWLLLLIPLLAFWNFYSRKKDSAQLTISSVKGFKVQGSIISKLKPLLYLLRLLALTCLVVALARPRNVAVSKKTKTNRGIDIVMAIDVSASMLAKDLKPNRLEALKKVAIDFVNRRPNDRIGIVAYAGESFTKTPITSDKSIIKRTISEIKWGQLESGTAIGMGLGSAVNRLKESKAKSKIIILLTDGVNNAGFVDPKTATELAKGNDIKVYTIGIGTNGMALFPWAKDPRTGRISFRNQQVEIDENLLKHIAKETDGKYFRATDNSKLKAIYDEIDKLEKTKIEEFKYYNYTEEYRLLVLIAGIFLLLEFLLKNTLFKSFI, encoded by the coding sequence ATGAATTGGAATAATTTTGAATTTCATAGTCCTGAATTTTTATGGTTACTCCTATTAATTCCGTTATTAGCTTTCTGGAATTTTTATTCTAGAAAAAAAGACAGCGCTCAATTAACAATATCAAGTGTTAAGGGCTTTAAAGTACAAGGTTCTATAATAAGTAAACTAAAACCTTTACTTTACTTATTACGGTTATTAGCATTAACTTGTTTAGTTGTTGCTTTGGCAAGACCTAGAAATGTAGCGGTAAGCAAAAAAACTAAAACAAACCGAGGTATTGATATTGTTATGGCAATTGACGTATCTGCAAGTATGTTGGCAAAAGATTTAAAACCAAATCGATTAGAAGCTTTAAAGAAGGTGGCTATCGATTTTGTAAATCGTCGACCTAATGACAGAATAGGTATCGTAGCTTATGCCGGAGAAAGTTTTACCAAAACACCTATTACAAGTGATAAATCTATCATAAAAAGAACCATTTCTGAAATTAAATGGGGACAATTAGAAAGTGGTACCGCTATTGGAATGGGGCTAGGTTCTGCTGTAAATAGATTAAAAGAAAGTAAAGCAAAAAGTAAAATTATTATCCTTTTAACTGACGGTGTAAATAACGCTGGATTTGTAGACCCAAAAACAGCAACAGAACTAGCAAAAGGAAACGATATTAAAGTTTATACTATTGGAATTGGAACGAATGGAATGGCTCTTTTTCCTTGGGCAAAAGATCCAAGAACTGGGAGGATTTCTTTTAGAAATCAACAAGTAGAAATAGATGAGAATTTATTAAAACATATTGCTAAAGAAACAGATGGTAAATATTTTAGAGCTACAGACAATTCTAAACTGAAAGCTATTTATGATGAAATTGATAAACTAGAAAAAACAAAAATAGAGGAATTTAAATACTATAATTACACTGAAGAATACCGATTACTGGTATTAATAGCAGGTATCTTTTTGTTACTAGAATTCTTATTAAAAAACACACTTTTTAAAAGTTTTATATAA
- a CDS encoding DUF58 domain-containing protein: MDTKELLKKVRKIEIKTRRLSNHIFGGEYHSTFKGRGMTFSEVRQYQYGDDVRAIDWNVTARYNEPYIKVFEEERELTMMLVVDVSGSESFGTSEQFKKDTVTEIAATLAFSATQNNDKVGLILFSDQMELFIPPKKGKSHVLRIIRELIEFKPKSRQTNISEALKFLSNIMKKRAIVFVLSDFMDDNYERTLKIVGNKHDVTGVRVYDKHDEEIPNLGMVPMVDAETGNTHLVNTSSASVRNQYKANALRLADYFETTFKKSGSGTINTRVDEGYVKKLLGYFKRK, encoded by the coding sequence ATGGACACGAAAGAATTACTAAAAAAAGTTCGTAAAATAGAAATTAAGACCCGTCGTTTGTCTAATCATATTTTTGGAGGAGAATACCACTCAACCTTTAAAGGTCGTGGTATGACTTTTTCTGAAGTACGCCAATACCAATACGGAGATGATGTTCGAGCTATTGATTGGAATGTAACTGCACGTTATAACGAACCTTATATAAAAGTTTTTGAAGAAGAGAGAGAACTAACCATGATGTTGGTTGTTGATGTTTCTGGTTCGGAGTCTTTTGGTACTTCTGAACAATTTAAAAAAGATACCGTTACCGAAATTGCAGCAACACTTGCTTTTTCTGCTACTCAAAATAATGACAAAGTTGGATTGATCTTATTTTCTGATCAGATGGAGCTATTTATTCCTCCTAAGAAAGGGAAAAGTCATGTTTTAAGAATCATTCGAGAATTAATAGAATTTAAACCAAAAAGCAGGCAAACAAATATTAGTGAAGCTTTAAAGTTTTTATCAAATATTATGAAAAAGAGAGCTATTGTATTTGTGCTTTCTGATTTTATGGATGATAATTACGAACGTACCTTAAAAATTGTTGGAAACAAACACGATGTAACAGGTGTTCGTGTATATGACAAACATGATGAAGAAATTCCTAATTTAGGAATGGTACCGATGGTTGATGCTGAAACAGGAAACACACATTTGGTAAACACAAGCTCAGCTTCTGTAAGAAATCAATACAAAGCCAATGCTTTACGATTAGCTGATTATTTTGAGACTACTTTTAAGAAAAGTGGTTCTGGAACAATTAATACTCGTGTAGATGAAGGTTACGTAAAAAAATTATTAGGCTATTTTAAACGAAAATAA
- a CDS encoding MoxR family ATPase: MDVDVRAINEKIERESAFVDLLTNEMSKVIVGQKYMIERLLIGLLGNGHILLEGVPGLAKTLAINTLSKAVQGSFSRVQFTPDLLPADIVGTMIYNVKESDFVIKKGPIFANFVLADEINRAPAKVQSALLEAMQERQITIGDETFKLQEPFLVMATQNPVEQEGTYPLPEAQVDRFMLKTVIDYPKLEDEQLIMRQNLSGSYEKINPVVSIEQIINARKFVNEVYMDEKIEKYILDIIFATRYPERYNLEKLQPLISFGASPRGSINLAKAAKCYAFIKRRGYVIPEDVRAIVNDVLRHRIGITYEAEAENITSLDIINSIINEVQVP, from the coding sequence ATGGATGTAGATGTAAGAGCTATTAATGAGAAAATCGAAAGAGAAAGCGCTTTTGTTGATTTACTAACAAATGAAATGAGTAAAGTCATCGTTGGTCAAAAATACATGATTGAACGATTACTTATTGGACTTCTTGGTAATGGACACATATTACTAGAAGGTGTTCCTGGACTGGCAAAAACCCTAGCGATAAACACTTTATCTAAAGCTGTACAAGGTAGCTTTAGTCGTGTTCAGTTTACTCCCGATTTATTACCTGCGGATATTGTAGGTACCATGATTTATAATGTAAAAGAAAGTGACTTCGTTATTAAAAAAGGCCCAATTTTTGCCAATTTTGTATTGGCTGATGAAATTAACCGTGCTCCTGCTAAAGTGCAATCTGCTTTATTAGAAGCAATGCAAGAGCGTCAAATTACAATTGGTGATGAAACTTTTAAGTTACAAGAACCTTTTTTGGTAATGGCAACTCAAAATCCTGTTGAACAAGAAGGAACATATCCTCTTCCTGAAGCTCAGGTTGACCGTTTTATGTTAAAAACAGTTATTGATTATCCAAAGCTTGAAGATGAGCAGTTAATTATGCGTCAGAATTTAAGTGGAAGTTATGAAAAAATAAATCCTGTAGTTTCAATAGAACAAATTATAAACGCTCGTAAGTTTGTTAACGAAGTATACATGGATGAGAAAATTGAGAAATATATTCTTGATATCATATTCGCTACTCGTTATCCAGAAAGATATAATTTAGAAAAATTACAACCATTAATTAGTTTTGGTGCCTCTCCTCGTGGAAGTATTAATTTAGCAAAAGCAGCAAAATGTTATGCTTTTATTAAACGAAGAGGTTATGTAATACCAGAAGATGTTCGCGCAATTGTAAATGATGTTTTGCGTCATAGAATTGGAATTACATATGAAGCTGAAGCTGAAAACATCACTTCACTTGATATTATTAACTCAATTATAAACGAAGTACAAGTGCCTTAA
- a CDS encoding TonB-dependent receptor, whose amino-acid sequence MNLKLKLFFLSFFLTTVVIFSQQIKGKVVDESGAPLPFVNVLEKNTIKGVSTDGQGEFVLNVKKIPLTLVFSSVGFATVEQIISDNSYITITLIAGNVLNEIVLTGNRSKPRTILDSAVPIDNVSVRELQATGQTSIDQMLTYAIPSYNASSQTVSDGTAHFDPADLRGLGPSRTLVLVNGKRKNQSALVYVNDTPGKGEVGVDMKSIPTAAIERVEVLRDGASAQYGSDAVAGVINIILKKGVDFTQVNVSSGVTKEGDGFNAAADVNHTFTFGDGGFLNSTLGVSYQEKTNRAGEPGRDNLFGIDNQWTKDNPSLGMIIGQPEMKKGDLFINGEYPLSENTILYAFGGFNIRQGKSFALYRLPGFPGIPTGSAENPFNTAGVYEGFQPTFETDIKDVLLTAGSKFKLGGFNADASVSYGGNSVGYTIGNSFNVSLGTNSPKSFDAGAYAFSNIIGNFDVSRSFGDVSIALGVEGRQERFEVTAGEEASYVQGPERDINGDLYGAGVQSFPGLQPSNALDETRTNIGGYATLDWDISDDFLIGGAARYENYSDFGGNTSWKVNSRYKLGEAGVLRASYGTGFRAPSLHQVYLSNVQTLVSGSTISNQGTFNNVNPIVTGIGGLGVASLFAETSRSFSAGLTVKASRDFTISLDYYNITVEDRVVFSGEIGGVDDNGNANAAVQQVLDDNSVTSIKFFINAADTKTQGFDYSMRYKNIDFASGKLGLNLALNINSTKLEGEVKTPTKLSGYKNAIFNRKEQSRIISARPSTKVLFGTNYKLNKFTANLNNTYFGEVTWQHAVDASKDQTFGGKIVTDLSFGYEFSEVISFTAQVNNLFDVYPDQIDTKGDVVTDLGGRFKYPWEVNQFGFSGTIFKAGLTFKF is encoded by the coding sequence ATGAATTTAAAATTAAAGTTGTTTTTTTTGAGTTTTTTCTTAACCACGGTTGTAATTTTCTCTCAGCAAATTAAAGGTAAGGTTGTTGATGAAAGCGGTGCTCCGCTACCTTTTGTTAATGTTTTAGAAAAAAACACGATTAAAGGTGTTAGTACAGATGGACAAGGAGAATTTGTTTTAAATGTAAAAAAGATACCACTCACTTTAGTGTTTTCTTCAGTCGGTTTTGCTACAGTAGAGCAAATAATTTCTGATAATTCCTATATAACTATAACTCTAATAGCAGGTAACGTATTAAATGAAATAGTATTAACAGGTAACCGTTCAAAGCCTAGAACTATTTTAGATTCAGCAGTGCCTATTGATAATGTAAGTGTAAGAGAACTACAAGCTACAGGTCAAACTAGTATTGACCAAATGTTAACATACGCAATACCTTCTTACAATGCTAGTAGTCAGACAGTTTCTGATGGTACTGCTCATTTTGATCCAGCGGATTTAAGAGGGTTGGGGCCAAGTAGAACTTTAGTATTGGTAAACGGTAAACGTAAGAATCAGAGTGCTTTGGTATATGTAAATGACACACCTGGTAAAGGAGAAGTAGGGGTTGATATGAAAAGTATACCTACAGCGGCAATTGAAAGAGTTGAAGTTTTACGTGATGGAGCATCTGCTCAATATGGTTCTGATGCAGTTGCAGGTGTTATAAACATTATTTTAAAGAAAGGTGTTGATTTTACGCAAGTAAATGTAAGCTCTGGGGTAACAAAAGAAGGAGATGGTTTTAATGCAGCAGCTGATGTAAATCATACTTTTACATTTGGAGATGGAGGTTTTTTAAATTCAACATTAGGTGTAAGTTATCAAGAAAAAACAAATAGAGCAGGAGAGCCTGGTAGAGATAATTTATTTGGAATTGATAATCAATGGACAAAAGATAACCCATCTTTAGGTATGATCATTGGTCAGCCTGAAATGAAAAAAGGAGATTTGTTTATTAATGGAGAGTACCCTTTAAGCGAGAATACAATATTATATGCTTTTGGTGGTTTTAATATTAGACAAGGTAAAAGTTTTGCACTTTATAGATTACCTGGTTTCCCTGGGATACCTACAGGTTCAGCAGAGAACCCATTTAACACGGCAGGGGTTTATGAAGGTTTTCAACCAACTTTTGAAACAGATATTAAAGATGTTTTGCTTACTGCGGGAAGTAAATTCAAGTTAGGAGGATTTAACGCAGATGCGAGTGTTTCTTATGGAGGTAATTCAGTGGGGTATACAATAGGAAACTCTTTTAATGTGAGCTTAGGGACAAATAGTCCAAAGTCTTTCGATGCTGGAGCATATGCTTTTAGTAATATTATAGGGAATTTTGATGTGAGTCGTTCTTTTGGAGATGTAAGTATTGCTTTGGGGGTTGAAGGACGTCAAGAACGTTTTGAAGTTACAGCAGGAGAAGAAGCGTCGTATGTTCAAGGACCAGAAAGAGATATAAATGGAGATCTTTATGGAGCAGGAGTTCAATCATTTCCAGGATTACAGCCAAGCAATGCTTTAGATGAAACAAGAACTAATATAGGTGGGTATGCGACTTTAGATTGGGATATTTCTGATGATTTCTTAATAGGAGGAGCTGCTCGTTATGAGAATTATTCTGATTTTGGAGGTAATACTTCTTGGAAAGTAAATTCAAGATATAAGTTAGGAGAAGCAGGGGTATTACGTGCTTCATATGGTACAGGGTTTAGAGCGCCGTCATTACATCAAGTATATTTAAGTAATGTACAAACATTGGTTTCTGGAAGTACAATTTCTAATCAAGGAACATTCAATAATGTAAATCCAATAGTAACTGGAATAGGTGGTTTAGGAGTTGCTTCATTATTTGCTGAAACATCTAGAAGTTTCTCTGCCGGTTTAACAGTTAAAGCATCTAGAGACTTTACAATTTCGTTAGATTATTATAATATTACAGTCGAAGATAGAGTTGTGTTTTCTGGTGAAATAGGTGGAGTTGATGATAATGGTAATGCAAACGCGGCAGTACAACAAGTGTTAGATGATAACAGTGTAACTAGTATTAAATTTTTTATAAATGCTGCCGATACTAAAACACAAGGTTTTGACTATTCAATGCGTTATAAAAATATTGATTTTGCTTCAGGGAAATTAGGACTTAATTTAGCTTTAAATATAAATAGTACAAAATTAGAGGGAGAAGTAAAAACACCAACTAAATTATCAGGATATAAAAATGCTATTTTTAATAGAAAAGAGCAGTCAAGAATTATTAGTGCTAGACCAAGTACTAAAGTTTTATTCGGGACAAACTATAAGCTTAATAAGTTTACTGCAAATTTAAATAATACGTATTTTGGTGAAGTAACATGGCAACATGCTGTTGATGCTAGTAAAGATCAAACATTTGGAGGTAAAATAGTAACTGATTTATCTTTTGGATATGAATTTTCAGAAGTTATTTCTTTCACTGCACAAGTAAATAACTTATTTGACGTATATCCAGATCAGATAGATACTAAAGGTGATGTTGTAACTGATTTAGGAGGGCGTTTTAAATACCCTTGGGAAGTAAACCAATTTGGGTTTAGCGGAACAATTTTTAAAGCTGGTTTAACATTTAAATTTTAG
- a CDS encoding UDP-2,3-diacylglucosamine diphosphatase, with product MISIKTTNNKKVYFASDQHLGAPTTETSFPREQKFVRWLNEVKEDAEAIFLLGDLFDFWFEYKTVVPKGFVRVLGKLAEIKDSGIPIYFFVGNHDLWMNDYFEKELNIPIFHTPQKFNIDGKTLLIGHGDGLGPHDKGYKRMKKVFIFKPFKWLFRWLHPDLGVRLGQYMSVKNKMISGDEDFKFLGEDKEWLVQYCKRKLETENYDYFVFGHRHLPLEIKLQENSMYINTGDWVNYFTYGVFENKKLSLKEYNS from the coding sequence TTGATTTCAATTAAAACAACCAACAATAAAAAAGTATATTTCGCTTCAGATCAACATTTAGGAGCACCTACCACTGAAACTAGTTTTCCTAGAGAACAGAAATTTGTTCGTTGGCTAAATGAAGTTAAAGAAGATGCAGAAGCTATTTTTTTATTAGGTGACTTATTTGATTTTTGGTTTGAATATAAAACCGTTGTTCCAAAAGGCTTTGTTCGAGTTTTAGGAAAACTTGCTGAAATTAAAGATAGTGGAATTCCTATTTATTTTTTTGTTGGAAATCACGATTTATGGATGAATGATTATTTTGAAAAAGAATTAAACATTCCTATATTTCACACCCCTCAAAAATTTAATATTGACGGTAAAACGCTTTTAATAGGGCATGGTGACGGTTTAGGTCCACATGACAAAGGCTATAAAAGAATGAAAAAAGTTTTTATTTTTAAACCTTTTAAATGGTTATTTCGTTGGTTACACCCAGATTTAGGAGTGCGTTTAGGACAATACATGTCGGTTAAAAACAAAATGATTTCTGGTGATGAAGACTTTAAGTTTTTAGGCGAAGACAAAGAATGGCTAGTACAGTATTGTAAACGCAAACTAGAAACAGAAAATTATGATTATTTTGTTTTTGGACATCGCCACCTTCCTTTAGAAATTAAATTACAAGAAAACAGTATGTATATAAACACTGGTGATTGGGTAAACTATTTTACTTATGGTGTTTTTGAAAATAAAAAATTGTCTTTAAAAGAATATAACTCATAA
- a CDS encoding nucleoside deaminase, producing the protein MEINPFDDTYFMKKALKEANIAFDKGEVPVGAVIVFKDKIIARAHNLIELLNDVTAHAEMQAFTAAADFLGGKYLKDCTLYVTLEPCQMCAGASYWTQIGKIVYGASEPRLGFSILGTKLHPKTKIVSGVLEEECSFLIKRFFIEKRNLN; encoded by the coding sequence ATGGAAATAAATCCGTTTGACGATACTTATTTTATGAAAAAAGCTTTGAAAGAAGCTAATATTGCTTTTGATAAAGGGGAAGTGCCTGTAGGGGCAGTTATTGTTTTTAAAGATAAAATTATTGCAAGGGCTCATAATTTAATAGAGCTTTTAAATGATGTTACCGCACATGCCGAAATGCAAGCTTTTACTGCTGCTGCAGATTTTTTAGGTGGTAAATATTTAAAAGACTGTACGCTTTATGTTACTTTAGAGCCTTGCCAAATGTGTGCAGGAGCTAGTTATTGGACGCAAATTGGTAAAATTGTTTATGGAGCAAGTGAACCAAGATTAGGGTTTAGTATTTTGGGAACGAAATTACATCCAAAAACCAAAATTGTATCAGGAGTGCTAGAAGAAGAATGTAGCTTTTTGATAAAACGATTTTTTATAGAAAAACGTAATTTGAATTAA